A stretch of DNA from Leishmania braziliensis MHOM/BR/75/M2904 complete genome, chromosome 2:
GATGACGTCCTCtcgacgcagctgctgagcgaATATTTGGCGTTCTTCTGCTCTCATGGCGCGGCAACCGGTACGCTGCCCGTTCTTCGCTGTGCCCCTGTGCGGCAAGCCTTGATGGCCAAACCCGCAGCGGATGCGGCAGACCAAGTCATCTACGACGTGTCGTTCTTAGTGCTggccgcgcacgtgcgccaGTACGGCCGGCACAGCCTGGCGCGATTTATCATGACGTTCGTCAAGGAGGCCGAAGCCACCGTTGAGATGTTGAAGGCATCGCTGAACTCCAGTgggcgcgcagctgcgcagtcgTTTTTCTCGCTTCCTGTGCAGGCgaacgacgacgaggatgggGAGGCGGGAGGGCAATGAGAGGGCGGGTTGATGTGCTTGGGAGCGCAAACCCCCCCTGTTGGCTTTGTTTCTCGGGTCCCtgttccctcctcccacagCATAATAATCATGG
This window harbors:
- a CDS encoding putative ARP2/3 complex subunit, with the protein product MAGEKQLYYDCVERTLLVALCLQSFASDVAEGCAVPEVELMSPYTATDASPFPFLVHPATADASLQSNKLQLQWSSGDECLVEGSFNSTRVSFWFAAAHQPDDVLSTQLLSEYLAFFCSHGAATGTLPVLRCAPVRQALMAKPAADAADQVIYDVSFLVLAAHVRQYGRHSLARFIMTFVKEAEATVEMLKASLNSSGRAAAQSFFSLPVQANDDEDGEAGGQ